In Treponema denticola, one genomic interval encodes:
- a CDS encoding DUF5131 family protein → MYDFITHTWNTIKGKCPHGCSYCYMKRWGKQPPLHFDEKELKTDLGKNNFIFVGSSCDMFAKSIPFDWVYETLEHCKKHTENEYLLQTKNTDNLALAMFFQMLNEYFSLCTTLETNRIYRAIMNNSPAIIDRVLNFAKIPVERKYITIEPIMDFDLPEFITMIKHCNPVQVNIGADSNPKRNRLPEPPKEKILELIAELETFTKVVQKKNLKRLLK, encoded by the coding sequence ATGTACGATTTTATAACTCACACTTGGAACACAATAAAGGGTAAATGCCCACACGGGTGTTCTTACTGTTATATGAAACGGTGGGGTAAACAGCCACCACTCCATTTTGACGAAAAAGAATTAAAAACAGATTTAGGAAAGAATAATTTTATTTTTGTCGGTTCTTCTTGCGATATGTTTGCTAAAAGTATCCCCTTTGATTGGGTGTATGAAACATTGGAACATTGCAAAAAGCACACTGAAAACGAATATCTGTTACAAACTAAAAATACTGATAATCTTGCTCTTGCAATGTTTTTTCAAATGCTGAATGAATATTTTTCTTTATGTACGACTTTAGAAACAAATAGAATATACAGGGCAATAATGAATAACAGCCCTGCCATAATTGATAGAGTTTTAAACTTTGCAAAAATACCAGTAGAGCGTAAATATATTACCATTGAGCCTATTATGGATTTTGACTTACCGGAATTTATCACAATGATAAAACATTGCAACCCTGTACAAGTCAACATCGGAGCAGACTCAAACCCAAAGCGTAACAGACTGCCTGAGCCTCCGAAAGAAAAAATCCTAGAGCTTATTGCAGAACTTGAAACTTTCACAAAAGTAGTACAAAAGAAGAATCTAAAAAGATTATTGAAATAG
- a CDS encoding single-stranded DNA-binding protein, translated as MKTLNSVIIEGNMVREPVFKITPNGTATCNFSIAANRSYKKGDEFMQETSYFDVETWANLAKLCDENGAKGRCVRVVGRLKQDRWTDSAGKNCSKVKIIAEHVEFKPIPEKDNKGINYD; from the coding sequence ATGAAAACATTAAATTCGGTAATCATTGAAGGAAACATGGTTAGGGAGCCTGTTTTTAAAATCACACCAAATGGAACAGCTACATGTAATTTTTCCATAGCTGCAAATAGGAGTTACAAAAAAGGTGATGAGTTTATGCAAGAAACATCTTATTTTGATGTAGAAACATGGGCAAACCTTGCAAAGCTATGTGATGAAAACGGAGCTAAGGGTAGATGTGTGCGTGTTGTAGGCCGCCTTAAACAAGACAGATGGACTGACTCTGCCGGTAAAAACTGCAGCAAGGTAAAAATAATTGCAGAACATGTAGAGTTTAAACCTATTCCTGAAAAGGATAATAAAGGAATAAACTATGATTAA
- a CDS encoding HNH endonuclease, translating into MKLTKTEREKIKNIFGGKCAYCGKELGDKFHIDHIKPIFRGWDEKPDRAGEDVKDNLVPVCARCNLRKGSSSLEHFRGYATLINYLNTKKVEEILKKLQEKV; encoded by the coding sequence ATGAAACTAACTAAAACAGAAAGAGAAAAAATTAAAAATATATTTGGAGGTAAATGTGCTTATTGTGGAAAAGAACTAGGGGATAAGTTTCATATTGACCATATAAAACCTATATTCAGAGGCTGGGATGAAAAGCCTGATAGAGCGGGAGAAGATGTGAAAGATAATCTTGTACCAGTTTGTGCCCGATGTAATTTGCGAAAAGGAAGTTCTAGTTTAGAACATTTTAGAGGTTATGCAACGTTAATAAATTATTTAAATACCAAGAAAGTTGAGGAAATTTTAAAAAAACTCCAAGAAAAGGTATGA
- a CDS encoding JAB domain-containing protein gives MEDKKPRFQHVFSAKIREPPPSVDEIIGLKLSNADNCFNSESIEKLGDILSIYRNKKEETFRYLFLDKDYKIIEHIGICSHNLESCNAALQPNKHFKRFPSEEPFLDLICEHVKKNDLKLILAHNHPSGNVEESSEDVFLTLKIELKINQLGDKNKFLGHIILDHGKFNFYTPNKGWENIENWNTRLIDKDPLFKNNIKSYYNYTFTSPNEITILHDIAKKLDAKENWNFKSFTPFFCVNHNNNFVAVKFIENKKILEAANSEKSFLDLRNSLTQTAKNFAIKGFIPVVVNEKTTIPIDKIARKDIFMDVVLLKNQRPVAWSVSAENTNSHYPHFFDFPSSADVSFEQSKNFKKTYTSKEIKKNFFYVER, from the coding sequence ATGGAAGATAAAAAGCCTCGTTTCCAACATGTTTTTTCGGCAAAAATAAGAGAACCGCCTCCTTCGGTTGATGAAATTATAGGTTTAAAACTATCAAATGCTGATAATTGTTTTAATTCAGAGTCTATAGAGAAATTAGGAGACATTCTATCTATTTATCGTAACAAAAAAGAAGAGACATTTAGATATTTGTTTTTAGACAAAGATTATAAAATAATCGAACATATAGGAATCTGTTCTCATAATCTAGAGAGCTGCAACGCTGCTCTCCAACCAAATAAACATTTTAAAAGGTTCCCATCAGAAGAACCTTTTTTAGATTTAATTTGTGAACATGTTAAAAAAAATGATCTAAAGCTTATTTTGGCTCATAATCATCCTTCCGGCAATGTCGAAGAAAGTTCAGAAGATGTTTTTCTTACTTTAAAAATCGAGTTAAAAATAAACCAGCTTGGAGATAAAAATAAGTTTTTAGGCCATATTATTTTAGATCATGGAAAATTTAATTTTTATACACCAAATAAAGGATGGGAAAATATTGAAAATTGGAATACAAGACTTATTGATAAAGATCCTCTATTTAAAAATAATATAAAATCTTACTATAATTATACTTTTACTTCTCCAAATGAAATTACAATATTACATGATATTGCAAAAAAATTAGATGCCAAAGAAAATTGGAATTTTAAATCTTTTACTCCTTTTTTTTGCGTAAATCATAATAATAATTTTGTTGCAGTAAAATTTATTGAAAATAAAAAAATTCTTGAAGCAGCCAATTCAGAAAAATCATTTTTGGATTTAAGAAATTCTCTTACACAAACTGCAAAAAATTTTGCCATTAAAGGATTTATTCCCGTGGTAGTAAATGAAAAGACAACTATACCTATTGATAAGATTGCTAGAAAAGATATTTTTATGGATGTTGTTCTTTTAAAGAATCAAAGACCTGTCGCATGGAGTGTCTCAGCTGAAAACACAAATTCTCATTATCCTCATTTCTTTGATTTTCCTTCTAGTGCAGATGTCAGTTTTGAACAATCTAAAAACTTTAAAAAAACTTATACTTCTAAAGAAATAAAAAAGAATTTCTTCTATGTTGAAAGATAA
- a CDS encoding DUF4116 domain-containing protein, with translation MDDLYTWQDLKNLKNQPPEMCMAAVRKDWRALQYVEKQTTEICMAAIEQNSYALQYVKNQTSEMCMAAVRKDGWTLDLVRNQTPEICMTAVKQKGWALQLVKEQTPEICMAAVKENGAALQHVKNQTPELCMEAVKQNGWALKFVKKEYQTPEICVEAVKQNKVAMEYITNEAPEIYIAVAKQNGLILKYIKDPTPEICLEAVKQNKQASQFIKEELKQDILNKYQQYLTLQNKESSIDKKSLFIDKNKSTYKEKIMSDLNEKVEGNSTQVLGKSDRTPVERITTDKFKQLLAADKLPFLPNENGFCNVKAVKTAAGYELKGANQLIAKMYLHERGVDNDNILTFRQAQNAKTSIRAGEKGFYLSFYDKEKNSNTVTRYFAESQTSNPDVLPYQPVKAESKKEKHVQISSEAQDYITNYLKCVNENRVFTASPEVAAEFKENFAKELEKSPMQIFKMGDRAAKEIFIETDKGKEWLKTEKGQQWLKTENGKDFLKTNPNKGIDKGKEVQKSVKPIERAIAVER, from the coding sequence ATGGATGATTTATATACTTGGCAAGATTTAAAAAATCTTAAAAATCAACCTCCTGAAATGTGTATGGCTGCTGTTAGAAAAGATTGGCGGGCTTTACAATATGTCGAAAAACAAACTACCGAAATATGTATGGCCGCTATTGAGCAAAATAGTTATGCTTTACAATATGTTAAAAATCAAACCTCTGAAATGTGTATGGCTGCTGTTAGAAAAGATGGCTGGACTTTAGACTTAGTGAGAAACCAAACCCCTGAAATATGTATGACGGCAGTTAAACAAAAAGGCTGGGCTTTACAATTAGTAAAAGAACAAACTCCTGAAATTTGCATGGCTGCCGTTAAAGAAAATGGAGCTGCCTTACAACACGTAAAAAATCAAACACCTGAACTATGTATGGAAGCTGTTAAACAAAATGGGTGGGCTTTAAAATTTGTTAAAAAGGAATATCAAACTCCTGAAATTTGTGTGGAAGCTGTTAAACAAAATAAAGTAGCAATGGAATATATCACAAATGAGGCTCCGGAAATATATATAGCCGTTGCTAAACAAAATGGCTTAATTTTAAAATATATAAAAGATCCAACCCCGGAAATTTGCCTTGAGGCTGTTAAACAAAATAAACAAGCAAGTCAATTTATAAAAGAAGAGTTAAAACAAGATATATTAAATAAATATCAACAATATTTAACCTTACAAAATAAAGAGTCTTCAATCGATAAAAAATCCCTTTTTATCGATAAAAATAAATCAACATACAAGGAGAAAATTATGAGTGATTTAAATGAAAAAGTAGAAGGCAATTCTACACAAGTATTGGGAAAATCGGATCGTACCCCTGTAGAAAGGATTACAACCGATAAGTTTAAGCAGTTATTGGCTGCCGATAAACTTCCTTTTTTACCCAACGAAAACGGTTTTTGTAATGTAAAGGCTGTGAAAACTGCTGCAGGCTATGAGCTTAAAGGAGCGAATCAGCTCATTGCAAAAATGTATCTACATGAAAGAGGTGTAGATAATGACAATATTCTAACCTTTAGGCAAGCTCAAAATGCAAAAACTTCTATTCGGGCCGGAGAAAAAGGTTTTTACCTTTCTTTCTATGATAAGGAGAAAAATAGTAACACGGTAACCCGTTATTTTGCTGAAAGTCAAACTTCCAATCCTGATGTTCTTCCCTATCAGCCGGTAAAGGCTGAGTCCAAAAAAGAAAAGCATGTTCAAATCTCATCTGAGGCACAAGATTATATCACTAATTACCTCAAATGCGTTAATGAAAACAGAGTTTTTACCGCCTCTCCCGAAGTTGCAGCTGAGTTTAAAGAAAACTTTGCAAAAGAACTTGAAAAATCTCCTATGCAGATTTTCAAAATGGGCGACAGAGCCGCAAAAGAAATCTTTATCGAAACAGATAAAGGTAAAGAATGGCTTAAAACCGAAAAAGGACAGCAATGGCTCAAAACTGAAAACGGTAAAGACTTCTTAAAAACAAACCCTAATAAGGGCATTGATAAGGGAAAAGAAGTGCAAAAATCGGTAAAACCTATCGAGCGCGCTATTGCAGTTGAAAGGTAA
- a CDS encoding ATP-binding protein, translated as MPLNKNVKALLETLITENEYLSYSIRRCITKCLNDDTKEANADFITQMKTKLMKQPVKLPSNIEDKVICYPSDTFICERYYVHQNWIDSVLQSIIKMKAVSEIMDSMRIHYHNSTILYGESGTGKTEFARYVAYRLNLPLFYLNFSNLVDSALGKTAKNIASVFSYAKKDECILMLDEIDCIAGSRNGADGAEKELSRVTITLMQELDMLPNNVILIAATNRLNDIDDAVLNRFSIKQKIERLSLKNNIEFARFYVKAIHAENYINDIDITECINEQNLSQRQVVTKIIQLLGDKLYQSLEDKQNAVK; from the coding sequence ATGCCGTTAAATAAAAATGTAAAAGCACTTTTAGAAACGCTCATAACTGAAAATGAATATTTATCATATTCGATCAGAAGATGCATAACAAAATGTTTAAATGATGATACTAAAGAAGCAAATGCCGATTTTATTACGCAGATGAAAACAAAACTTATGAAGCAACCCGTAAAACTTCCATCAAACATTGAAGATAAGGTAATCTGTTATCCTTCTGATACCTTTATCTGTGAACGATATTATGTGCATCAAAATTGGATTGATTCTGTTTTACAATCAATTATAAAAATGAAAGCCGTCTCGGAGATAATGGATTCTATGCGTATTCATTATCATAATTCAACGATTCTTTACGGAGAAAGCGGTACCGGTAAGACAGAATTTGCTCGCTATGTAGCATATAGACTTAATCTACCGTTATTTTATCTTAATTTTTCAAATCTAGTTGATTCTGCATTAGGTAAAACCGCTAAGAATATTGCAAGCGTATTTTCTTACGCAAAGAAAGATGAATGCATTCTTATGCTTGACGAAATAGATTGTATAGCAGGAAGCCGCAACGGTGCTGACGGAGCAGAAAAAGAGTTATCACGGGTTACGATAACATTGATGCAGGAACTTGATATGTTACCGAATAATGTTATTTTGATTGCCGCGACTAATAGGTTAAATGATATTGATGATGCTGTTCTCAATCGTTTTTCTATTAAGCAAAAAATAGAGAGATTGTCATTAAAAAACAATATAGAATTTGCCCGCTTCTATGTCAAAGCGATACATGCAGAAAACTATATAAATGATATTGATATTACAGAATGTATTAACGAACAGAATTTATCACAAAGACAGGTCGTAACAAAAATAATTCAGCTTTTGGGAGATAAACTATATCAAAGTTTAGAGGATAAACAAAATGCCGTTAAATAA
- a CDS encoding flotillin family protein, with protein MNIFTIAIIAIATITVIAIILTGYLKAAPDEAIIISGLKKRKRFLIGRAGIKIPFFERADYLFLGLIPIDVKTSSSVPTADYINIMVDAIVNIKISTDETKLEQATKNFLNLNPTNIGAIAREVLEGNMREIVGKMSLKEMVNDRQKFAELVKNNAEPDLAAMGLDIISFNVQNFNDDESVIANLGIDNIEQIRKSAQIARAEAERDIAKAQANANSQANEAKVKAAQEIAERENQLVIKQAELKKQSDTKKAEADAAGEIQKQEQRKTIEENTVKAEIAKQQQLIILKEKEVEVVEQALNAEIKKRAEAEKFEAQQKADAELYTRQKAAEAAVYEEKQKAEALKAQAEAAKYSAQQEAEGIKARGEAEAEAIKLKALAEAEGIKAKVLSEAEGIDKKAEAMKKMGEAAILEMYFNALPEVAKNLAEPLSKVEKIVMYGDGNNTKMMKDIIGTANQVLDGASEAVGFDVKSIVGGFLGGKMANKDT; from the coding sequence ATGAACATTTTTACGATAGCGATAATAGCAATCGCAACAATTACGGTAATTGCAATTATTCTTACAGGGTATTTAAAAGCTGCCCCTGATGAAGCAATTATTATTTCAGGACTTAAAAAACGGAAGCGTTTTTTAATCGGACGGGCAGGAATAAAAATCCCATTCTTTGAAAGAGCGGATTATTTATTTTTAGGACTTATACCCATTGATGTAAAAACTTCATCATCGGTGCCTACAGCTGATTATATCAACATCATGGTAGATGCAATTGTTAATATTAAAATATCTACTGATGAAACAAAGCTTGAGCAGGCTACAAAAAACTTTCTAAATCTCAATCCGACAAATATAGGAGCTATTGCCCGTGAAGTTTTGGAAGGAAATATGAGGGAAATAGTCGGTAAAATGTCGTTGAAAGAAATGGTAAATGACAGACAAAAATTTGCGGAACTTGTAAAAAACAATGCAGAGCCCGATCTTGCTGCAATGGGACTTGATATTATTTCCTTTAATGTTCAAAACTTTAACGATGATGAATCAGTCATTGCAAATTTGGGTATTGATAATATCGAACAAATACGAAAATCTGCTCAAATAGCGCGTGCTGAAGCTGAAAGAGATATAGCCAAGGCTCAAGCAAATGCAAATAGTCAAGCAAATGAAGCCAAAGTAAAGGCTGCACAAGAAATAGCAGAACGTGAAAATCAACTTGTCATAAAACAAGCTGAGTTAAAAAAGCAAAGTGATACAAAAAAAGCTGAGGCAGATGCTGCCGGAGAAATTCAAAAACAAGAGCAGAGAAAAACAATTGAAGAAAATACGGTTAAGGCTGAAATTGCAAAACAACAACAGCTTATTATTTTAAAAGAAAAAGAAGTTGAAGTCGTAGAGCAGGCTCTTAACGCTGAAATAAAGAAAAGAGCAGAAGCAGAAAAATTTGAAGCACAACAAAAAGCAGATGCAGAACTTTACACCCGTCAAAAAGCTGCAGAAGCGGCCGTGTACGAAGAAAAACAAAAGGCCGAAGCATTGAAAGCTCAAGCTGAGGCCGCAAAATACTCGGCACAACAAGAAGCAGAAGGTATAAAGGCAAGAGGTGAAGCTGAGGCTGAAGCCATTAAACTTAAAGCTTTAGCAGAGGCCGAAGGAATTAAGGCTAAGGTATTAAGTGAAGCAGAAGGTATCGACAAAAAAGCTGAAGCCATGAAAAAGATGGGGGAAGCTGCAATTTTGGAAATGTACTTCAATGCATTACCCGAAGTCGCAAAAAATCTTGCAGAACCTCTTTCAAAGGTAGAAAAGATTGTTATGTACGGAGATGGAAACAATACCAAAATGATGAAAGACATTATTGGTACCGCTAATCAAGTTTTGGATGGAGCAAGTGAAGCAGTAGGCTTTGATGTGAAGTCAATTGTAGGCGGTTTTCTAGGTGGGAAAATGGCCAATAAGGATACATAA